Proteins co-encoded in one Zymomonas mobilis subsp. mobilis ATCC 10988 genomic window:
- a CDS encoding YraN family protein, with translation MHKDRRIKRKKAERLGRLGEIVSLWWLRFHGWHIIKHGRRVRTPSGEIDIIARRGRRLNFIEVKTRRSKEDLDQAIDYNRLKRVVAAARFLAPRLMRPDDEITIDVILWRPWHWPKHLHNIWHENDFY, from the coding sequence ATGCATAAAGACAGAAGGATAAAAAGAAAAAAGGCTGAAAGACTGGGGCGGTTGGGTGAAATCGTGAGCCTCTGGTGGTTACGATTTCACGGTTGGCATATCATCAAACATGGTCGCCGCGTCAGAACGCCATCAGGCGAAATTGATATTATCGCCAGACGCGGTCGGCGTTTGAATTTTATCGAGGTAAAAACCAGACGATCAAAAGAAGATTTAGATCAAGCGATTGATTATAACCGTCTAAAACGGGTAGTGGCCGCCGCCCGTTTTCTTGCCCCCAGATTGATGCGCCCCGACGATGAAATAACAATAGATGTCATCTTATGGCGACCATGGCATTGGCCCAAACATCTTCATAATATCTGGCATGAAAATGATTTTTATTAA
- the thyA gene encoding thymidylate synthase: protein MSEHQYLRLVSDILEKGDQRHDRTGVGTLSLFGAMMRFDLSKGRIPILTTKKVSYRLAIREMLWFLSGDTNIRPLVEQGVSIWSDWPLARYQAETGALLSKKEFEAKILADTEFAKKWGDLGPVYGRQWRRWQGSDGQVYDQIATLIETLKSNPSSRRMLFHGWNVAELKDMALPPCHMVYQYHVTSDGRLNSLLYQRSADVFLGLPFNLVGAAALQAMLADQAGLALGDLVWTGGDVHIYRNHIDQMKEQLAREPRAFPRLELTRHPNSITDYKIEDFAITGYDPHPPIKGAVAV from the coding sequence TTGTCGGAACATCAATATCTTCGCCTCGTCTCGGATATTCTGGAAAAAGGCGATCAGCGTCATGATCGCACCGGAGTCGGAACGCTGTCTTTGTTTGGTGCGATGATGCGGTTCGATCTTTCCAAAGGTCGGATACCGATTCTAACGACTAAAAAAGTATCTTATCGTTTGGCTATTCGCGAAATGCTGTGGTTTCTTTCCGGTGACACCAATATTCGACCTTTGGTTGAGCAAGGCGTTTCGATATGGAGCGATTGGCCATTGGCACGTTATCAGGCAGAAACTGGCGCGTTGCTTTCCAAGAAAGAATTTGAAGCAAAGATTCTTGCCGATACAGAATTTGCTAAAAAATGGGGCGATCTAGGCCCCGTCTATGGTCGGCAGTGGCGGCGATGGCAGGGGAGTGACGGGCAGGTTTATGACCAAATAGCGACCTTGATTGAAACTCTGAAAAGCAATCCCTCTAGTCGCCGGATGCTTTTCCACGGCTGGAATGTCGCTGAATTAAAAGATATGGCCTTGCCGCCTTGCCATATGGTCTATCAATATCATGTGACATCCGATGGTCGATTAAACAGTCTTCTTTATCAAAGAAGTGCGGATGTCTTTTTGGGGTTGCCTTTCAATTTGGTGGGTGCGGCAGCGTTGCAAGCGATGCTTGCTGATCAAGCTGGATTGGCTTTAGGCGATCTGGTGTGGACGGGCGGTGATGTTCATATCTATCGTAATCATATCGACCAGATGAAAGAACAGCTTGCCCGTGAACCTCGGGCTTTTCCCCGTTTAGAATTAACGCGCCATCCCAACAGCATTACAGATTATAAAATCGAGGATTTTGCGATTACAGGATATGATCCTCATCCCCCTATCAAGGGCGCGGTTGCGGTTTGA
- a CDS encoding outer membrane protein assembly factor BamD, which produces MASKFSRSLVIALTAIAILPMAGCAGRGKKKTDTRYVARDVDTLYNAGKQSLDSGQYKAAAAFFDEVERQHPYSIWARRAQLMSAFCNYRARNYSASIASAQRFLSIHTGNKDAPYAMYLVMMDYYEQIQDVNHDQHTTQLALDSMNDIIRRYPDTPYAADARLKMDLVHDHLGGKEMAIGRFYEQSRLWLAATLRFRRVIDEYQTTTYVPEALERLTESYLAMGLRVEARNAAAVLGANFPGSKWYSRAYHLIKEHYPQAFTQVHLEAPQNDTPDTANNTEDDDHPKTPSAAPSQDDKLTVPSDDVGSHDDPAGQSPSNATLPPMPPVSAPSENPAGNEAVSNNP; this is translated from the coding sequence ATGGCCTCAAAATTTTCTCGTTCCTTGGTAATAGCCCTGACCGCTATTGCGATTTTACCCATGGCTGGTTGTGCCGGTCGGGGTAAAAAGAAGACTGATACCCGTTATGTCGCGCGGGATGTGGATACGCTTTATAATGCCGGCAAGCAAAGTCTGGACAGTGGTCAATATAAGGCTGCTGCGGCTTTCTTTGACGAAGTTGAGCGACAGCATCCTTATTCGATCTGGGCGCGCCGTGCCCAGTTGATGAGCGCCTTTTGTAATTATCGCGCCCGTAATTATTCAGCCTCGATCGCTTCGGCACAGCGCTTTTTATCCATTCATACGGGTAATAAAGACGCGCCTTACGCCATGTATCTGGTCATGATGGATTATTATGAGCAGATTCAGGATGTGAATCACGATCAGCACACCACCCAGCTTGCTCTTGATTCCATGAATGACATTATCCGGCGGTATCCAGATACACCTTATGCCGCCGATGCCCGATTGAAGATGGATTTGGTTCATGACCATCTGGGCGGAAAAGAAATGGCCATCGGTCGTTTTTATGAACAAAGCCGCCTGTGGCTGGCCGCAACGTTACGATTCCGGCGTGTTATTGATGAATATCAGACCACCACTTACGTGCCAGAGGCCTTGGAACGTTTAACGGAAAGCTATCTTGCGATGGGGCTTCGTGTGGAAGCCCGAAATGCGGCGGCGGTTTTAGGCGCCAACTTCCCCGGATCAAAATGGTATAGTCGCGCTTATCACCTTATCAAGGAACATTACCCGCAAGCCTTTACGCAGGTGCATTTAGAAGCACCTCAAAATGATACACCGGATACGGCCAATAATACGGAGGATGACGATCATCCCAAGACGCCATCTGCGGCACCTTCGCAGGATGATAAATTGACTGTCCCTTCGGATGATGTTGGCAGCCATGATGATCCAGCTGGACAGAGTCCGAGCAATGCAACCTTGCCGCCTATGCCTCCAGTATCTGCGCCTTCGGAAAATCCGGCAGGGAATGAAGCGGTTTCTAATAACCCATAA
- a CDS encoding gluconokinase, with protein sequence MIIVVMGVSGCGKSTVGADLAKHLHCDFQDADDFHPQANKDKMSNGIPLTDEDRWPWLRAIRDYMDKEKAVGHDVVFACSALKKVYRDLLNDKHDVHFVYLKGSEELISDRLAHRSSHFFNPKLLHSQFETLEEPTADEGVFVVDIRNDPDTIVDIVKKEMTSWK encoded by the coding sequence ATGATTATCGTTGTTATGGGCGTTTCAGGTTGTGGTAAAAGCACGGTCGGTGCCGATCTTGCCAAGCATCTTCATTGCGATTTCCAGGATGCTGACGATTTCCACCCGCAGGCTAATAAGGACAAAATGTCCAACGGAATTCCCCTGACGGATGAAGATCGCTGGCCGTGGCTCCGCGCTATCCGCGACTATATGGACAAAGAAAAAGCAGTTGGACATGACGTCGTTTTTGCCTGCTCTGCTTTGAAAAAAGTCTATCGTGATCTGTTAAATGACAAACATGATGTTCATTTCGTCTATCTGAAAGGTAGCGAAGAACTGATTTCCGATCGCTTGGCACATCGTTCCAGCCATTTCTTCAATCCGAAATTACTGCATAGCCAGTTTGAAACGCTTGAAGAGCCGACGGCTGACGAAGGTGTTTTTGTTGTCGATATTCGCAACGATCCCGATACGATCGTCGATATCGTCAAAAAAGAAATGACCAGCTGGAAGTAA
- a CDS encoding GntP family permease: MHSNGTMLLLYALASIIILILMIAKWRLNPFVSLILVSIGMGAVTGMPLTKVLSAFQDGLGSGIGSTASVIALGTMLGKILAESGGAERIATTTIKIFGPKLIHWAMLVIAFIVGIPIFYQVGFILLIPLVFTLGRASGISLVKLTIPLCAGLATVHGLLPPHPGSMQCVEMLHADVGKTILYGFIVGFPAAILAGPLYGNWITPRIQLPAHNPFAESLEGSSDQDKNLPGFWLTIFSILLPVLLMVFSSGANIFLPHGNNVRAFMNFMGDPVVSLLIALLVSMVTLGFWRGFSSADLLKFTNDCLGPTAGILLLIGAGGGFSEILYRAGVSNAMADLSHVMHLSPIMLGFIIAAVIRVATGSQTVAMSMSGGMLAPIIFSTPGFHSPELLVLSIGAGSSILSHVNDGAFWLLKEYLNMTVSQTFKTWTVSVTIASIAALILTFGLQALGL, encoded by the coding sequence ATGCACTCTAATGGAACAATGCTCCTTTTATATGCATTGGCGTCCATCATCATTCTTATTTTGATGATTGCAAAGTGGCGTCTAAACCCTTTTGTTTCCCTTATTTTAGTTTCAATCGGTATGGGTGCCGTAACGGGCATGCCCTTAACCAAAGTTTTGTCGGCCTTTCAAGATGGTCTTGGTTCCGGTATCGGTTCCACAGCGAGTGTTATCGCACTCGGCACCATGCTTGGTAAGATCTTGGCTGAGTCTGGTGGTGCGGAACGTATCGCTACGACGACGATCAAAATCTTTGGCCCCAAACTTATCCACTGGGCGATGCTGGTCATTGCCTTTATCGTGGGTATTCCGATCTTCTATCAGGTCGGCTTTATCCTGTTGATTCCGCTCGTCTTTACCTTAGGACGTGCCAGCGGGATTTCTCTTGTCAAATTAACCATTCCGCTTTGTGCCGGTTTGGCGACCGTTCATGGTTTGCTGCCTCCGCATCCGGGTTCAATGCAATGCGTTGAAATGCTCCATGCTGATGTGGGTAAAACCATTCTTTACGGTTTTATCGTCGGTTTCCCTGCCGCTATCCTTGCCGGTCCGCTTTACGGCAATTGGATTACGCCTCGCATTCAGCTGCCTGCCCACAACCCATTTGCAGAAAGTCTTGAAGGTAGCAGCGATCAGGATAAAAATTTGCCGGGTTTCTGGCTGACGATTTTCTCGATTTTGCTTCCTGTTTTGCTGATGGTTTTTTCCAGCGGCGCCAATATCTTCCTGCCCCACGGTAACAACGTTCGCGCTTTCATGAACTTTATGGGTGATCCGGTTGTTTCCTTGCTTATCGCTTTGCTGGTCAGCATGGTCACCTTGGGTTTCTGGCGTGGTTTCAGCAGTGCTGATCTTCTGAAATTCACCAATGACTGCTTGGGCCCGACGGCTGGCATTCTGTTGCTGATCGGTGCTGGTGGCGGATTTAGTGAAATTCTGTATCGCGCCGGTGTCAGTAACGCCATGGCCGATCTGTCTCACGTCATGCATCTGTCCCCGATTATGCTCGGCTTTATCATTGCGGCGGTTATCCGCGTTGCAACCGGTTCACAGACGGTGGCAATGTCGATGTCCGGCGGTATGTTAGCCCCGATCATCTTCAGCACCCCGGGCTTCCACAGCCCTGAATTGCTGGTTCTTTCGATCGGTGCCGGTTCGTCTATTCTGTCTCACGTCAATGACGGTGCTTTCTGGCTGTTAAAAGAATATCTGAATATGACGGTCAGCCAGACCTTCAAGACCTGGACGGTTTCTGTCACCATCGCTTCGATTGCAGCCCTGATCCTCACCTTTGGTCTTCAGGCATTGGGTCTTTAA
- the rsmI gene encoding 16S rRNA (cytidine(1402)-2'-O)-methyltransferase codes for MTLPVQDNTQDVQSDKLQPGLYIVATPIGNLSDLSLRAADILKRADLIAVEDSRVTAKLLQHIGIKRPMIAYHDHNADYLRPQLLPRLNHEAIALVSDAGTPLISDPGFKLVRDARQSGAYVTTIPGPCAAIAALTLSGLPSDRFLFIGFLPPKENARKKALEEVAGIAATLIFYETSPRLISVLTSLHQILGDREAAVTREITKKFEECQTAPLSELITHYQEKPPKGELVILVSPANKKTEIGEDEVKALLETALKDHSVGKSAALVAKQMGLSRQALYDQAMQLRQQSSSDA; via the coding sequence ATGACTTTACCTGTTCAAGATAACACCCAAGATGTGCAATCGGACAAATTACAACCCGGCTTGTATATTGTTGCGACTCCTATCGGCAATCTTTCAGATTTATCCTTAAGAGCTGCCGATATTTTGAAAAGAGCAGATCTTATTGCGGTAGAAGATAGCCGGGTGACGGCCAAATTATTGCAACATATTGGTATTAAACGACCGATGATCGCTTATCACGATCATAACGCCGATTATTTAAGGCCACAACTTTTACCCCGCCTGAACCATGAAGCGATTGCCTTGGTCTCGGATGCCGGCACGCCTTTAATTTCTGATCCCGGCTTTAAATTGGTGCGGGATGCCCGCCAATCAGGCGCTTATGTCACCACCATTCCGGGGCCTTGTGCGGCGATTGCAGCGCTTACCCTATCCGGTCTTCCTTCCGATCGTTTCCTTTTTATTGGTTTTTTACCGCCTAAGGAAAATGCCAGAAAAAAAGCCTTGGAAGAGGTGGCTGGCATTGCTGCAACCCTTATTTTTTATGAAACAAGCCCGCGTTTGATCTCTGTTCTGACGAGCTTGCATCAAATTTTGGGTGACCGCGAGGCTGCCGTCACGCGTGAAATTACCAAAAAATTTGAAGAATGTCAGACAGCCCCCCTTTCCGAATTGATAACGCATTATCAAGAAAAGCCGCCCAAAGGCGAATTGGTTATTCTGGTTTCCCCTGCGAATAAAAAAACAGAAATCGGGGAAGATGAAGTTAAAGCCTTGCTTGAAACGGCTCTGAAAGATCATTCGGTTGGGAAATCAGCCGCTTTGGTTGCTAAACAAATGGGTTTATCGCGCCAAGCTCTCTATGATCAGGCCATGCAGCTGCGGCAGCAATCTTCTTCTGATGCATAA
- a CDS encoding penicillin-binding protein activator: MNVIRYRLKKNILFLSGLLLTTTLAACGSSSVSHPKTASSNTPNASSINNPANQNQNADNGFSNNGENASDMQQMQAVHSVAVIVPLSGAFANIGQSIANTAQMAVSDLADRHTGIKITCYDSAKGAAEAVNKAVSDGNKLILGGVFPSEARMMALAARNAHIPMITFSNDNSLAGNGVYVMGFSVGAGIQRVVKYALDHKLSRFAALLPNGVYGRKASASLLRTVSNNGGSVATLSNYNRTPQEITDAVTKLGQDYDAVLIADSPRIARIAAPLLVKQDGTKPQILGSELWSIDNNLKNVPALYGAWFASVPDGMFHQLSGKYKARYGVTPPRLASLGYDAILLAARISPNWPSNGDFPEKKLLSPNGFMGIDGAFRFNNQAIAERALAVEKVSANGIVVIDPAPTSFSK; encoded by the coding sequence ATGAATGTTATTCGCTACCGGTTGAAAAAAAATATCCTTTTTTTATCCGGTTTGTTGTTAACCACCACGTTAGCAGCCTGCGGAAGTTCTTCCGTCTCTCATCCTAAAACTGCCTCCTCCAATACGCCAAACGCCTCTTCAATCAACAATCCGGCTAACCAAAACCAAAATGCTGATAATGGCTTCTCCAATAATGGAGAGAACGCTTCTGATATGCAGCAGATGCAAGCTGTCCATTCGGTAGCAGTTATTGTGCCATTATCAGGGGCTTTTGCGAATATCGGTCAATCCATTGCCAATACAGCACAAATGGCGGTGTCTGATCTGGCTGACCGCCATACGGGGATAAAAATCACTTGCTATGACAGTGCAAAAGGCGCGGCCGAGGCTGTCAACAAAGCTGTTTCTGATGGGAATAAGTTAATCCTTGGCGGGGTTTTCCCCAGCGAAGCCCGAATGATGGCACTTGCTGCCCGTAACGCTCATATCCCGATGATTACCTTTTCCAATGACAATAGTTTGGCTGGAAATGGCGTTTATGTGATGGGCTTTTCGGTGGGTGCTGGTATCCAGCGCGTCGTCAAATATGCTTTGGATCACAAATTATCCCGCTTTGCAGCCCTCCTTCCCAATGGGGTTTATGGCCGGAAAGCCTCGGCTTCATTGCTGCGCACGGTGTCCAATAATGGGGGCAGCGTCGCGACCCTTTCCAATTATAACCGCACGCCACAGGAAATCACTGACGCTGTGACCAAATTGGGACAGGATTATGATGCTGTTTTGATTGCGGATTCGCCTCGAATTGCTCGTATCGCTGCGCCTTTACTCGTGAAACAGGATGGCACAAAACCCCAAATATTGGGGAGCGAGCTTTGGTCTATTGATAATAATCTTAAAAATGTTCCCGCCCTTTATGGGGCATGGTTTGCCTCTGTGCCGGATGGGATGTTCCACCAATTATCTGGCAAATATAAAGCCCGCTATGGCGTTACTCCGCCGCGCTTAGCCAGCCTTGGCTATGATGCTATTTTGCTGGCAGCACGTATCTCTCCGAATTGGCCTTCTAATGGCGATTTTCCAGAAAAGAAGCTGTTATCACCTAATGGCTTTATGGGCATTGATGGTGCTTTCCGCTTTAATAACCAAGCGATTGCCGAACGGGCGTTAGCTGTCGAAAAAGTATCAGCTAATGGTATTGTCGTTATTGACCCTGCACCGACCAGCTTTAGCAAATAA